The Pyrus communis chromosome 5, drPyrComm1.1, whole genome shotgun sequence region CCAAATGGTTATGCCTTTACCGTTAAGGAACATGGCAAGATTTTGGAGGTCAACTAGATAGGCCTAAGTTGCGAAATCTttgaatcgttccaagactcatTGTATATCATCACGTGAGAGTTATAGTTGAGAACTCTTGTTAAGCATATTCGAAGTCCCTGCAATTTTCATCTATCGTTAAGTCCCAACAACGATCCATGAAGACAATATCATATGTATCGATCAGATCATGATACATCTAACATGTCAACGCCAAGCATATTGTACCTATATCAGcatgagcatcagaagattaaaGTCAACCAGTTCGATCCCAGACAACATTGCCGACCTCTGCATGGATTCACTGCTGAAGTCTACCTTCTAGAAGCTAGTatgaggaattggtatgcataaCCTTTGCATTTGCAATGCATGTAGTTTCATTTGGAAATTCTATTGAACTGAGAGGGAGTAtacagaagtatactcacttgatcttaatgtaatCATTTTTTCCTAAGCTTAGGATCACTTTTCCCATTGGATTTTTGCTACCAaactaggttttgacgaggtACTCATCCTGGGCTGGTCATACCCTTATTTACATTCTACTTATATCCTGAAGActtatagttttgacttaatgcaacttctcacttttctcctttgaCTATGGGTTTCtatcccaccttgggttttgctatagcgaggttttgtgagttttaccacTTCTGTTTGTTTTAAGACTCGCATTTGCTACTTGTGCGGACTAGATgagatgacttcatcaactgttctacATTTGCCTGAAAATGTGATGTGTCATCTACTTGTGTATTTGCACACTCAAGGAGGAGCATTGTGATATACATTCTAATACATattgtgattatgtaaatcctaagTAGAGATAGTTTAGGAATTCCTTGGGATCTAGAAGATCTTTGCTAAtagactttgtattacttggaaatcaagtttctctcctccttattactataaataaaggcacaatgactGGGGAATAACATAAAATTTCTCAAGCTTATTCCCCACTCTTTTTGTCTCTATGTCATGCCCCTTTATTCTccctcagttaaatataggccacaacaaagTAGAGATATATCTATGTTTTCAAGAGGTTCAACTTcgcaataaattgtaagaaccAGTTGCTTGAAAGTTTCTCTACGTTATAAGAAGCGTGAACAAATTACATGAAAGTTTCTCTTTAAAAAACTCATAAGTCATTTAAAGGCCCAAGAGTCAACTTGGAAAACCACTCCCAACTAGGAAATTAAATTATACTTCTCCCACTCACTTTCCTATCCATTCAAAATTCGGCGCGTATTGTATATTTCAACGTCCAATTTGGATTCCACAGAAACCACGCGGGTGTTTCTCACTCCTTTCTCACACCCTTCCCTCAACACTTTTATATAAGCTCCTACCCACACCTCTTTCCTATCAACGGCTCTCACAATTCTCCTAACCTAACACAAGCTGTTCATCAAACACTTACGCGCACTCTTCATCCACCATGGCAGCCAATTCCCGGACGCTTGAAATCAAGGTGATCTCCGCCGAGAACGTGAAATTAGATCGAAAATCCATCAAGAAAAACGCTTCCGTGACCGTCCGGACCGACACCAACAGCCAGTTCTGCACCACGGACATTGACACCGAAGGCGGCGCCTACCCACGGTGGAACGAGAAGCTCGTGCTCGACTTGCCAACACACTCCAAGTCCATCATAGTGGAGGTCCATTGCAAGACTTCTTCCGGCGTCAGGATGGTCGGGACGGCGACGGTTCCGGCTTCGGATTTTGTTGGCGAGTACGTACCGGAGGGTTACCTGCATTTTTTGAGTTACACGCTGAGGAATCACAAGGGGGAGAGGAATGGGATTATTAATATTTCTGTGAGAATGAAGGTTCCGGAGATGTACGCTTGTGCAAGTTCAACGACGTGGTCTCACTCAACGATGGGGTTTCCAGCGGCTGGGAACAAAAGTTTCGGCGGTGGCGTTGTGACAGGAGTTCCGGTTTGGTACGGTGCCTATCAGAAAAATTATTGAAGATCCAAGGCGCAATTCTTTGTGCGTAAATATTAGAGGATTTAGACCTTTGGTTAAGGAGAATACAGACACAACGTGTTTTGTGTTCTTGCAGGAGATTTGATGCAACCATTTAATTCATTGTTACAATActtgattgtttttgttttgaataaaaGAAATTTTCTGAAATACTATAGTGATTGTAATTCTATATTATGATCAATTCTTAGATGCAATTGATCTGGTAAACGAAAACGAGGAATTATACTAAACCAATTTACGCAGAAGAAGATAGGAAAACTGTGGGTcaaattcattgtgatatttgaaACTGCTGACAGCAGCAACAGTTACTTGACCACCCTTGACATGATTAACGTGGGGGAAACACGTTATTGAAAAACCTAACCATGAAAGCAATCTACCACTTTCTAGCAATATTCTACCACTGATCGTTTATTTACTAGTTACTTTGTATAAATTTGTGGACCCAATAAAATTGTTGATTCTGATCTAGTAAttagaattgttattaacacttcaaaaatctcattgcgCACTCCAAACTtcctataattagaaagaaaaatacacttgtgaggagtatagaatgagatttttggagtgctaataacagttccttTAAAAATTCATGTGTAAATGTTCTTTCATGTAATACCATTAAAATTACGTTCAAAATTTAGAGTTTAAACGGAAATAAGGTTGAAAGTTTTAACAGAATTACCCAATGAACCATTCCGTTGCATTGCATTGccttctaacaagttcaaagatCAAtggtattaaattttttattaatgaacCAAAGCTCTAATTTCACTAAAACTAAGGGACCAGAATGGGAATGTCTAGGTTTTTTAGTGCaccgatatttttacactaagggaaggAGGAGTTCGggtaagccacacaatgggtagCCTAATTAGGTATCGAATTCGCGatccatgagattcgaacctaaagcctctcacttccaagtgaagagaaatatcaccatACCATAATACTGAGTGGCTAATGAGAATGTATAGTTTACCCTAAATCTTCTTTTTTAATGCCCAATTCTTCATGAAAAATAATCCTCACGCATTAATTAAGCATAGTAACCATCTATTATGTTTTCTTATTTAGCATTACAACAAATTAGTTTACACTAACTTTATATAATATATCGATTTTTGGAAGATGTAGCGCTAGGCCGAGCATGGAAAAAATCAAGTTGGCACCATGATGTGGACTCATATTCAGCATTAATAATTACAATTCTACAAAAGTGATGATAGCTCAAGAAACCCGAACGGCCCCAAAAATAGGGGGTCATCCATAGCGAGTGTAACAAGTGGTGAAATCTAATATTAtcagaattttgaatttttgaggttgaaaagtttataaattttttttaagataacACGTCTAAAactcaatttaataaaagttAACAAAGCGcaatcaaattactacataaaGAAATTATAGCTCTATATAGTGCTCaatctatgtgtgtgtgtgtgtatatatatatatatatatatatatatatatatatatatatagctccTCATTGGGAGAGTTTCTTTTTCAGAGCCCTAAAAATTTGTCGGGGCTCTAAAATGAGTTATATCCACTACTTTTCCAGCCTCATATGCAGCtcttcattttttgtttcttttggatAATATATAGAGCGCTTCATTGAGATGCTCTTAGGTGGAGAGACCTGAGAATGAGATTGGTAGCAGTAATTATCTCAACCAAAAGTTTTGAACCCAAATGTTGTACTCCCTAATACACGAATTCATATGTACACAAggtcacacaaaaaaaaattcatccaaGTAACCATGCAATATCAAAATTCAGTACGACAATTTTGTTCATTGTTTAAAACTTGAGGTGAACTTAATTTTTGTGTATTACTTGTTGAGTTAAATTTTacgaacattttaacctaaaaggTTTAAATTCAAAGAAACTTTACAaaccataattttttatttattttttattaaaagtacAAGATTATATTGAAAATAGAACGAGTACAAAGTAAACTTGAGTTTAGTCAAATTTGTTAGAATAGTGTACTTAaccaaatttatattttaaaaaaattcttgCTTAGTTTTTACCTCATATTCGAGTTTTTGGATTTGTACAATGTTATTAGTTCTCTCTATTGGATTTAGGGTCTTTcaattttatgtaaattactCCAATCTCtcatatttttaattcaaattacCTATATTTAGGGTCTTCCATACTTATCGTGGTTGTGGCTGTGTTTGTTAAACTATCATTGTAGAATACACATTAGGTGAACAACTCTTTGAGTATGCCATTATATAAACTTACCTTCCATGAGCTTTGCATGTAACTTACAAATTCCCACCTTTGTCATTTGTGTGTCGTCAGCTTTCATGGCGTAATCACGTTTACGGTTGAAACaataaccaaataataaaaactaaaaaataaaaaagtctcTCTCATACCATAAAAATATCCCCAGTTAGTGCGTAATCCTCCTTATGCCACACAATGATGATAAGGCTAAGGAAAAGTTGATGGAATGAGAAGTGAAGATTGCACCTCAATAAGAATGATAAAGAGGAAAATGTGGCTTGGTCTGGAATACAAAAGAGTTTGGATCGAGAATTCATGTATATAGTGACTCCGGCGGCCATGACCATGACCACGCACACGGTCTTTGATTTAAAGCACTAAGCCAACGTACTTATACTACGGGTAACACTTGTAGTCACATTCAGTGGAGAAATTTCAAAGTAAGATGTTAATgtgataaacaaaaaaaaaatagaggcgCATAGGATTAGCATGGGCAATACGGGTGAAAAGGAACTGTGTGCTTTAAAAAGTGGTTGGGTGAGTCAAATCTTTTCTAAGGCATGACACATGGATGAACTATACAAGGATAACAACTTTACATGAACAGATTTACAGTTATGTAGCATTTGATCCAATAATATATTGTTCTATGTTGAGAAATTTACATACATGTTATTATGCCAATGAAACTGAACGTTACAGTGATTGTGAATTCATTCTATGTAAGTCTTTCTCCTATGCAAAAGAGATAAATCGTGAACATTCAATTTACAACTACAAGAGGTATTTGAAGAAACCGAGTTTTGGAATTTTATGATGAAAAAGCTTTGGTTTGCGGGTGATTCTCTTCTCGTCATTTTAACTTTACGTCAAGTTTCTCCCAAATGTAATTTTGAGATTGGTCACTTGATGAGTTTTTACTCATATTCAACATCATGTTTTCTCTCAAATTGATGTCTTTTGCAACTACAATAAGTACTCTCTTTCTTCCTGCTGTTTTACTTGAGCattaatgtgtgtgtgtatatagggggaagggatccccattttctgaaaaaaatagagattagtTGTCGAATCTATTCCGCATCAAACTTTAACaatccgaaccgtctattttatAAATCTTGATTCaaagatcattcttgcaaaactTCTATTCAATctgaaaccatttgcctatttaattatcacaatgaaatttcattgttttttatagaacaaagtattcgttaatttctttaaacCTAATTAGATATCTTAAATATTTCCAAtttagctaatattttgtaaagatgatcAATGAGGTGtaactttcaaaattttgttgttcTAATAGTGTGAGAGGCTAGGTGTTGCAAAGTGTTAAGTGCCTAGTTTTCATTGGCTACGAATTTCTTTTAAAAGTTAACCATTTAAGAGTCAGGGCTAAACTGGCCCCCTGAAGAGTCCGATGCTATTTTAGCTTAGGCTAGAAATGTCCtgttcaaaattaaattttatcttTTGAAGCTAAATAACACTTTCACTTACACTTATTTAGTTTGTATTAATTAGATATACTCTTATTGGATTTACCCAACGCATTATTATACTCATAGAAGCTTCAATGTCATTCCACATCAATTTCCAATCAATGTTTACATACATAGTAAGCAATAAGCAATTTACTTTTCAAACATTATAAAACGAATTTTGTGCAAAGAGTTTGGGTTTTCTTGACAAATCATGAAAATTCAATTCCAAGCATGACTTGAGAAAATTCTCTAACAACGCCACACGCCACAATGAATTTCCTCCACAATTAGTTGCAAGTTTTCAACTCTTATTCCCCACATGATAAGTCAACTAGTCAAGTGAGGAGAGATGTGTAAATGTTTGTGACAGTGCATAAAAATATTACCGTAACATTGTATTCGTACCATAAAATTTAATTGCTTATTAAAGATATGTCGTATACTGCATTTTTGAGAAATAAAAAGTAGAAATATAGCCCTATTTTCCAAAAAATTAGTCAGGCAATTACTTATAaaaaccaaggttctaaaagatgttagGCGTTAGTTGTGCGACGGACTGGGGTCTAGCACTTAGGTGGATTTAAGAAAACTTGTTATAAATTGGATAATAAGTGTTTacccaagtattcaacaagtctattacaatttatttaaaaaaaaaaaaaactcaaaatgaaaTATATCTATTTTTTGTATAAGTGAGAGTCACAACCTAAGTGGGTGCCTAGTCGGGTCTAAACAGACACCTAAGCAGATCTAGgcatcaatttttaattttcaaattcttaattaattggACCGATGACCAATCACCTATCCCTAAGCGGAACCTAGGTTACGGTAGGCGAAGACTTTTAAAACAGTCGTACAAACCATTTGATTAGAAATTTCTCTGTCGGTACAAGGGGCATGAACCGTCCGTTAATTACATGAAAGTTTCTCTGCTGATTCCTGAACAACTCAAAAACCCATTTAAAGGTCCAAAGTCAACTTGGAAAACAAAAGTGCACTTCGGCgcgtatttttatttattagtcCAATTTGAATTCCACAGAAACCAGGTGGCTGTTGCTTTCTCTTTTCTCACACCCTTCCCTCAACACTCCTATATAACCCCTCCCCACCCACACCTATTTCCTCTCATCGCCTCTCACAATTCCCCTAATCTAACACAACACCTTACGCTCACCCTTCATCCACCACCATGGCAGCCAATTTCCGGACGCTCGAAATCACAGTGATCTCCGCCGAGAACCTGCAATTAGATCGAAAACCCATTAAGACAAACGCCTCCGTGACCGTCCGGACGGACACCAACAGCCAGTTTCGCACCACGGACAGGGACACCGAAGGCGGCGCCTACCCACGGTGGAACGAGAAGCTCGTGCTCGACTTGCCAACGCACTCCAAGTCCATCACGGTGGAGGTCCAATGCAAGACCGCGTACGGCGTCAGGACGTTCGGAACGGCGACGGTTCCGGCATCGGATTTTGTTGGCGCTTATGTGCCGGAGGGTTACCCGCATTTTTTGAGCTACAGGCTGAGAGATTACAAGGGGGAGAGGAATGGGGTTATTAATATTTCTGTCAGGATGAAGGTTCCGGAGATGTACGCTTGTGCAAGTTCAACAACGTCGTCTCACTCGAGGATGGGGTTTCCGGCGGCTGGGAACCATAGTTTTGGTGGTGGCGTTGCGATCGGAGTACCAGTTTGGTACGGTGCCTATCAGAAAAATTATTGAAGATCCAAGTCACAATATTTTGTGCGTAAATATTAGAGGATTTAGACTTCTGATTAAGGATTGTGTTCTTGAAGGAAATTTTATGCAACCATTTAAttcattgttttctttatttttgagaGAAAAATTCATTGTCACAATACTTTACTTTTGTATGATGCTGTTTAAAGGAAATTTATATGAGTAGTGTTAGGGATATTAAATTTgaagattaaatttgaaaattaaattatgtgttCACCAATAGCAactgagcacgtttatcaatatttaaataataatctgatcatcaacttccatatcttttaatttacaaaattttgtctataaatttaatcttcctagcattattAGATACGATATATATCTGTCATTATAATTCTATATTTTCAGCTCTTGCATGTAATTGTGTGACGATGATTAAAGgaaattttagtcattttatatTCAAATCTTGCATGCAATTGCTTTAGAGAAAGAATAAAATGATACACCCTTCTAAGCTGCCAAGTCAATCAATATgtaatatgtagtttctttgggttgtgtagtttttttttggcatttttTGTTTTCGATTAATAAAGTTTTCTATTTCGTTTGTTCGTGGCGTGCTTTGATTTTCAATGGTATTAGAGTAGTTTAAATACTTTGCGAATGAAATTACTTTGACTTGGTAAACAAACTATCAGTTTGTTTATTTCTTAGTTTCTTCCAATTTTGTTATTAGTCGTCGATATTATCAAGTCATAAGGCCTCAAATGGATGTTGGCAAGAAACAAATTATTGGTCCCAAGCAGAGTTAAGAGAACAGAGAAATGAAGGAAAGTGAtcattgttttgtaggtacaaattcgtcaagactgaagacggcGGATATTTGCTACCACAAATtgatgctttcattgagagcctGATTCAAACACTCGAACAAGACTCTTGCATTTGGTTCTTGGAATTTTCTATGACGTTGAGAGCCTCgtacaaattcatcaaaattgaAGTAGCTGCTCAACTTACCAAGAATCGAATGTTCATGCAGTATAATTCTCGGCTTGGCATTCAGGAAAATGTCTTCGCCTGTCTTAGTGTGCAAGCATTCATTCCTGACTTGGCCCACGAGTCAGTGTACACTCGCAGTTAGGTCCGCATTCCAACGAGCATTTCGGACATTCTAGGCGAAGCATTCACTCGCGCCTAGGCCTACAAGGAGATTCTCCTATCAAGCACTGGAGTTGGTAGCACGATGGACAAAGGGAAGCATAAAAGCAAATTGGCTCAAGTCCAACTGGCAGCCCACGCCAAGTGCAGTGAGCACCTCGTTCACTAACGAACCACGTGCACCGTAACCCCGACACAAAGGAGCAAGACAAGGGGAAGGGCATTATAGACTAGTAGGTCAACACCGAAGGCAGCCACAATTTCCATTGCCCTATCAAATGAAAATCCAAAAGGAGGTACAAAGGCTTGTAGCAGAGCAGCTATGCGGATTCCAGCGTATAGAAACCATCTACGAAGGCCTTTGGAAGAATATGGCCAACATGAGTAGGTCACCTTTCATTGACATGATCAAGTAGACAGAACCACCCTGCATACGCTGATAGATACAAAGATTACTTATGTTCTCACGAACGTAGCAACTCAGCCGGATAACGTGTCGGGGCGGCAGACGAATACCGGACGATGCACCAGCCCAACTTGCATGATAGTTCCTCCAACCACCATAGATCATGAACAAGTCTTGTCTTCATCACCCATGACGGTTCAACAATAGAGAAGCACATTGCCAACACCCGAGCACCATAGACCTAGTAGCCCAATTCCTCTTGCTACGTACAACTTAGCCTAAGCCATCGTCAGCTCCGAGGCTCACAGCTACACCTGCCTGCTTTATGGCCCTCAACTATGCCTATCTTATACCATGGCTCCCCACTGCACCAATTTATGCTCCGCAGTTCCTAGCCACGTCGACTAGGTCTGTAACACTCTATGCTTCAAAGCATCTAAAGACGAAATAGAGCACGAGGCTTTAATCAGTAGCCCTTTGCTAATGAATGACTTAGCAATGAAGAAGCTTGAAATCCATTTAGATTCTCAGCTGATCACCAACCAAACTCAAGAGAGCACACAACAAAAAAATCTAAGGATGGCGCAATACATGGAGAAGGTTCGGGAGTAGCTCACTACGCTCCCTACTTACACCCTTACGCGGGTTCCACAGGTAGTTCGAAGTCTCAAGTAGATCACCTCACAATATGAGGATTATTTCAGTTGTCCAGTAGTCCAACTTTCCCCAACTGCATTCAGAATGACTTCCATGCTCTTCAGTGCAAGTAGGTAACCCATTTActgacacccatctgggtaagctctctagTGCAAGACAATTAACTAATTTTCTGACACTCATCTAGGTCTGCTCTCTAGTGCAAAACTCATTCCTCGACACCTATCTAGGTCTACTTTTTAGTGCTAGAAGATAAAGTAATATCGACACCCATTTGAGTAAGCGTTCCAGTGCAAGAGAGTAAACTAATTTCCCAACACCCATCTAGGCCTGCTCTTCACTGCGATAAGGTAACCTAATTCCTCAACACCCATTTAGGTCTGATCTGTAGTGccagaggataaactaattcctTAACACCCATATGGGTATGTTTTCtagtgcgaaagggtaaactaatttccCAACATTCACCTGGATCTACTCTCTAATAAGAGAGGGCAAACTGCCCACAAATTTCCACACAGCTACACGTTTTTTATGTGATTAGGTAACGATTTTCATATCCTACACATCTTTATGATGTTGTGATGCAAGCCATGTAACTCAAATGATCAAATATTCAAAGACCAGTTAAGCAACACATGGCCAGAGGGCATTAACTCACGACGAACTTAAACAGCTCGACGTTACAAGAAACCAAAGCTCACGACCACAAGTGACTCTGAGGGATTGTCGGCTTTTTTTCAATGCAACGTGCCCAGCCGATGATCCTATGGCTAAAAGTTTTGTAAGACATTTCAAGCaagcaaagtttcaagaaaaataaagatagTGTAAAGTGAAGAAAGCAATTTATtgaatttctagcaaattgataaacttgCACGAAGGTTGCCAAAATCCAACACAAGCTAAACAAATAAGACTACTCAATTAGCAGCTTGGATGACCTTGGGTTCTCTAGTAGCCATCCTGCCTTATGCAACCACTTCGCCTCAGTAGCTTGCTCATCCaacacttcatcttcagcagCTCTGATCTTGGCCATCTACGACAACTGAGATATCAAACTTGAATAGTTCCTTCATTCTTGGCAAGAAGCATAATTGGGGCAGCATACAAAGAGCAAGCTTTGACGCCTTTTTAACAGCCGAATCCACTTTTCCAAGTGACTGACTTTCATTTCCACTCTTTATGGTAACGAGTCTTTTAGAAGCTGAGCTAGAATTAGCTCCAAACGGACGCTTCGATGCAAATCCGAACACTGAAGGCACCATAAAACTCCTATGATGGGCAATCATCTCAGCAATGGTTAGGGTTACCCTAGAAATGACAGGCATTGCAGGCTTAGACTTAATACTCTCATTTTTCCCCTTAGGAGAAGTCAAATCAATGCTGATAGgaatttatgcgccttagtttgcttgttttcttgcatttatgttgctagtacttagtaattttagtactttaagctattttcgtgtgtttgtaggtccaaagggctaaaggagcaaaaagatgcattttggagacttttggagcatttttgggctaaggatggatagcttatgcttggagccaaaatgttggacgaaattgaagacctaattaaagaccaaagtgttggaaccttgttccctttagttttaggacatttaaacctttcctaatcccaatcatgccatgcataacacaccaacaacaacctagccgtgcatcccattcaactttgcacatgcattcatcatcataacctagctgtcattccactttaatccacatgcattcccttcataaatcagccacatgcatacTCAATCACTCAACCCATCATTGCCATGCATCCCCTCACCTTCCAAcctattccacatgcatttccaacccacatgcatttattcctccatcattgcaccacaatcccaGCCAtttccctttgtgccgtgcactcccatcccatttcagattgcattccattcattccagccaagCTACATGtaatccctttaattaattcaacctagctgtcaaagcacatgcacattcaccctaatcactcacatacacaacctttcatcattgcaccacaatcctcaccctttgccgtgcatttccCTTCTAACAATCAacaattcacatgcatttccaacccacatgcaccctttaatcattcacccatccagccacacattcacccaca contains the following coding sequences:
- the LOC137733160 gene encoding BON1-associated protein 2-like, whose translation is MAANSRTLEIKVISAENVKLDRKSIKKNASVTVRTDTNSQFCTTDIDTEGGAYPRWNEKLVLDLPTHSKSIIVEVHCKTSSGVRMVGTATVPASDFVGEYVPEGYLHFLSYTLRNHKGERNGIINISVRMKVPEMYACASSTTWSHSTMGFPAAGNKSFGGGVVTGVPVWYGAYQKNY
- the LOC137733173 gene encoding BON1-associated protein 2-like; amino-acid sequence: MAANFRTLEITVISAENLQLDRKPIKTNASVTVRTDTNSQFRTTDRDTEGGAYPRWNEKLVLDLPTHSKSITVEVQCKTAYGVRTFGTATVPASDFVGAYVPEGYPHFLSYRLRDYKGERNGVINISVRMKVPEMYACASSTTSSHSRMGFPAAGNHSFGGGVAIGVPVWYGAYQKNY